The DNA segment CCGCTTTCTTCTGATACTGAATATTTTTGGATCAGTGATGAATTCGTTAAATGATCTCTGACCACTTCAAGATACGAAAGCTGACCATCGGCGTCGGTAATCCAAAGATGATTATTAGAATCGACTGCAACAGCAATCGGAAGAGCAATTTTATTATTCACTTTGATAACATGGAGAAATTTTTTCCATTGATTAACGGAATCTTTCCACACTTCGTATAGACCATGCGATGACGGAATCCAAATATGAGCAAAGCGGTCTGATATTCCTTTCCCAGACATGCCCGGAAAAATAAATTGCGTCGATTGCTGAGTTTCCAGTTTTGTAATACCGCGTCCAAAACTTCCAAACCAGATATTCTGTTCACGATCCTGATAACCAATCGTCAGTTCGTTCACTGGTAATCCGTTCGCAGTAGTGTAGATCAAAAAGAACGGACTGCCGACACTTTCTTGAACCATCTGTAGCCCTTCGGTCGTCCCGATCCAATATTGTTTGTTCGGACCAAGCACGGTAAATAATGCCGCAGGAAAAAATAGCTCGTACTTTTTTATGACTGTTTCATCTTTCACAATAAATACTTCCGTATTCTTCTTTCTGCGGACATGAACCACCACCGAACTATCAGCTAATGCACTCACATGAATAATGCTGTCCAATGGGAGGTCCTTCACTCTCGGACGAATGAGTGTTTTTGTATCCGGAGAAAACGTAAACAAGTTCATCTCATCAAAACACCAAATTGTCCCATCGAGACTTTTTGTAAACTTTACGTAGGTTTTCAAGTCGGAAGATGGGAGGTGTTCTACTTCATTATTTTTGAAGTGGTACAGACCGTCATCTGTCCCGCACCAAAGCGATCCATCCTCCATTTCAATAATGGAATTGATATTATCTGAGAACGGATTCTTCCCAAGAGAATACAATTCCGTTTCACCGTCCACGTATCGGATCAAACCTCCGCCGTTTGTTGCAATCCACATCTGCCCCGGATGAACCTTGCTTTCAAGAATATCGTTCACGTATCCCCATACCTTCGTTTCATCAAATCTGATATTTTTGAACTTATCGCCGTCAAAAATACTCACCCCTTCATCGGTGCCAATCCACAAATACCCTTTCGAATCTTGATAGATTTCGGTGATAAAATTTGACACAAGACCGTCTCGTGTGGTAAACGTCTGCACCGGCAGACGTTGAGCTAATACCGTGCCGGCAGTGCACATAATAAAAAATAAAATTGTACTCTTTTTCATACTGAGATTTATAGTAAAGATTATGGATGGAAAATCAAAATTGTCTATGAATACTAAAACATCTCATCCGTAATGAATGTCCTCGCGGCAAGCCGCGAGGTATCTTGTCATGTCCCGCCTTTCGGATTCCGCATAGCGGGATTCTAAAAAGCGGAACCAGCGTACGCTGGCATCCAGGTCCTGGATTCCGGTGCCGAAGGCATCACTTTGTAGACTTTCGCCGGAATGACGCCGCAAGCGGCGGGTCTACGACCTCGTAGAGGGAATTAGACCTTTAAGAGATTAAAATGTGCATAATCTTCTTAATCTTTATTCGGGAAAGCCCTATAAAATCAGGACTTTTATAAACTCAGCAGTTTTTAATAGTCGGAGAGGAAGGTGAAACAGACAAATTGAAGAAATAATCAATGCTGATTTTATCGCGATTTCGATCACTGATGTGATGATATTTGCTGATGCATTGCTTCAAAAAAAAAGCGGATTTTCATCCGCTTTTTTTGAAATCACCTCTATGAATACAACACTATTTCATTAAAATCATCTTCTTAACGACATTGAATGATCCGGATTCCAATCGGTAGAAATACACGCCGCTTGAAAGATTGGAAGCATTAAATGTTACGGCATATTCGCCGGATGTCTGATACGAATTGATCAGTGTTGCTACTTCCTGACCAATAAGATTATAGACTTTCAATGTAATATTGCCATTGTTTGGCAATGAATATTTAATTGTTGTGCTTGGATTGAACGGGTTTGGATAATTTTGATTCAACATATATTGTGTGGGTCGGACAGAATTTTTATTCTCCGTTACGCTGAGCACACCGTTGATCGTAAAGTTAGCCGTACCACTTAATGGACTTCCGTTAATGTCGTACGAAGCATTTACGCTTGCAACGTTTGATTCATTATATCCCGCTTTATCTACAAATACTGAGTATTGTCCCGGCGAAAGTCCTGTAATTGCATAATTCCCTTCTGCGTTGGTAAAGGAATATCCCACAGCTTCACCATTACGATACGCATAGACAACAGCACCCGCACGATTCGATCCATTCATCATCCCATTTCCACCCATGATGCTTACCGTGCCGGTAATGGCGGTGAATCCATTTCCGGAAGGACCAAATTGTTTCACATAGATATCAATGTTGTCAACGCTATTCCCATTCACTTCAATTCTGGTTGCACGTTTCCAGCGAACATTCATTGTGTCAGTGGAATAAAATGCCGGTGCATAATTTCCAAGGGGAAGCGCCATAACAATGTATGTTCCGGGGAGTAGTTCACCAAATTTATACATCCCCAGTGAATCGGTATCGGTGATATAGCTACGACCGATGCGGTGCATATCGTTGTATCGCCATCCATCGCGGAACGCAAGAACGCGGGAAGGAACGACGATATCTTTCACAGAATCCAAAACAGAACCTTTAATTTCACCCAAAACAACCGGAGGTAATGGAGACAATGTAAAATCTATTCCTACGGTATCATTGTGGGCGCGGAAAATATCAGCGGAAAGAATGTTTGATTGTTCATTATAAAATTCCACTGCATATCCTTTTGCACGAGCGAAAGCAATATATCCTCCTGGAGGTAATAACACCGAATAATTTCCGAGGGAGTCTACTTTCGCTTTGATCACATATTCTGAGTTCCCTTCAAGCCTAAAATCACCATGCATATTGTACTCAAAGTACTTGCGAAAATTTTCCAGACCGGCATTCATTCCACTTCCGAAATTCAATGCAAATTCTGCCCGGACAAACACAACACGAGTCTCCGCACCATTAATTGCAAATCCGGTTGTATCGGTGACGGTGCCGTTGATTTTTACTTTTGCAGCATTCATCACGCCGCCGCGAAGTTTAAAATTCGCAATGGAGACTGCCGGAGAATCGATCACTGTGACGATATCTGCCAGTGATACTTCACGCTTGCCGTCATACCATTGACTTTGATATTTTGTAGAAGGAGCATTGGCACGCAGTTTATAATTTCCCGGGTCAACACGATGGATTCTGTAATTTCCATTTGGATCTGTTCGAACAGAATATGCAAATGAAAGATTTGTACTGGTCTCTGTTTTATAGACTTCAATGATCGCATTCGGAATACCGACGTTCAGTGTGTCAGTTATTTTCCCTTGAATAATTCCATTTCCGCCGGATGCACTTACAACAAACTCTTGTTTAGCTACACCGCCTTTATTGGATTTTGCAGTAATAGCAATTTTGATTAATCCTTTTAATTGCGGCGTCCAGGTAACAACACCAGTTATTGAATCGATTTTGAAATTTTCTGTAACCGGCCAGCCCATTTGATTTTGTCCCCATCCAAAATAACGAATCACTGCGGTCGGATCAGAAGAGACCGCTTTG comes from the Bacteroidota bacterium genome and includes:
- a CDS encoding carboxypeptidase regulatory-like domain-containing protein, which gives rise to MNKRLTIILLALLGVVLLLAQTTKSEIKLVATKIEMNGQVKLLWTKAHNADNTTQYNLYRATYSDTVGTIMYTGSDTSFVDQVPPTMSPLPQIFAYRVVAKTGVNVEVSNVFLVQLPGLPPYGTFRLEGKIDSGKVKLLWQVPPVNTPVSYYLVYRALANGIIAPSLENAELIDSTQNQYSITKVPDVSLGGHLIYTFVVRAKLSTGVFLTSTFLNLTIENKIPRDNIKFISIPNQNAQMNVPYIYTAKAVSSDPTAVIRYFGWGQNQMGWPVTENFKIDSITGVVTWTPQLKGLIKIAITAKSNKGGVAKQEFVVSASGGNGIIQGKITDTLNVGIPNAIIEVYKTETSTNLSFAYSVRTDPNGNYRIHRVDPGNYKLRANAPSTKYQSQWYDGKREVSLADIVTVIDSPAVSIANFKLRGGVMNAAKVKINGTVTDTTGFAINGAETRVVFVRAEFALNFGSGMNAGLENFRKYFEYNMHGDFRLEGNSEYVIKAKVDSLGNYSVLLPPGGYIAFARAKGYAVEFYNEQSNILSADIFRAHNDTVGIDFTLSPLPPVVLGEIKGSVLDSVKDIVVPSRVLAFRDGWRYNDMHRIGRSYITDTDSLGMYKFGELLPGTYIVMALPLGNYAPAFYSTDTMNVRWKRATRIEVNGNSVDNIDIYVKQFGPSGNGFTAITGTVSIMGGNGMMNGSNRAGAVVYAYRNGEAVGYSFTNAEGNYAITGLSPGQYSVFVDKAGYNESNVASVNASYDINGSPLSGTANFTINGVLSVTENKNSVRPTQYMLNQNYPNPFNPSTTIKYSLPNNGNITLKVYNLIGQEVATLINSYQTSGEYAVTFNASNLSSGVYFYRLESGSFNVVKKMILMK